The segment GACGATTTCCAATCACGACACGGTTGTTCTCGTTAAGGGAGTCGATCGTTTTTCGCCCCCGATCATTCGGCGCCTTTCGGAACCTCTGTTTCCTGAAACGCACCGGAAGAGGGGATCTCCGTTTCAGCCTACGCCGAACCTTATTGCCAGAGGGTAACAGGTCAGAATGGGAAAACCGCTCCGCGTCCTGTTCATCGAAGATTCTGAAGAGGATATGGTCCTGCTGATGGCCGAACTGCGACAGGGTGGATACGATTTGACTGCCGAGTGTGTCACCACCCCCGAGGCGCTCCGCGCGGCCCTAAAGCGGGAGAGCTGGGATCTCGTGATTACCGACTATACGATGCCCCAGTTGAGCCCCGCGGCCGCACTCGCGCTCCTCAAAGAAGATGGAATTGATATCCCCTTTATTATCGTGACCGGCGCGAAAGGGGAAGAGAACGCCGTGGCGACGGTGAAGGCCGGCGCCCACGATTTTATTTTAAAGGGGAACCTCTCACGCCTGGTTCCTGCGGTGGCGCGGGAGCTGCGCGACGCGGAGTTGCGCCAGGAGCAACGTCGGGCCGAGCAGGCGATCCAGCACCTCGCCTATTACGACCCGCTGACCGACCTTCCGAACCGGACGTTGCTGCACGACCGACTCCAACAAGCGATCCTCTCAGCCCGCCGCGAGGGAAAGTCGCTCGCGCTACTCGTCATGGACCTGGATCGTTTTAAAGAGATCAACAACCTGCTCGGCCATCACTACGGCGACCTGGTGCTGCAGCAGATCGGCCCACGGCTGCGCGAAGCCCTTCGCCAATCGGATACCGTGGCGCGATTGGGAGGAGACGAATTCGCCGTTCTTCTTCTTTCGATCGGCTCGGATGCGGCGGTCCTCACCGCCCAGAAAATTCTCAAGCAGTTCACCAGTCCGTTCGTGGTGGAATGCCTTTCGCTTGAGGTCGCCACCAGCATCGGCATCGCTCTCTTTCCCGAGCACGGCGAAGAATCGAGCACCCTGTTGCGTCGGGCCGACATGGCCATGTATGCGGCGAAGCAGGCCGGAAGCGGCTATGCGGTTTACTCCTCTGTGCATGAGCAGCAAAGCTCCAGCCACCTGATCCTTATGGGGGATCTGCGCCACGCCATCGATCGAGACGAACTGTTCCTTGTCTATCAGCCCAAAATCAATC is part of the Candidatus Manganitrophaceae bacterium genome and harbors:
- a CDS encoding EAL domain-containing protein yields the protein MGKPLRVLFIEDSEEDMVLLMAELRQGGYDLTAECVTTPEALRAALKRESWDLVITDYTMPQLSPAAALALLKEDGIDIPFIIVTGAKGEENAVATVKAGAHDFILKGNLSRLVPAVARELRDAELRQEQRRAEQAIQHLAYYDPLTDLPNRTLLHDRLQQAILSARREGKSLALLVMDLDRFKEINNLLGHHYGDLVLQQIGPRLREALRQSDTVARLGGDEFAVLLLSIGSDAAVLTAQKILKQFTSPFVVECLSLEVATSIGIALFPEHGEESSTLLRRADMAMYAAKQAGSGYAVYSSVHEQQSSSHLILMGDLRHAIDRDELFLVYQPKINLRTGCIIGVEALVRWRHPIRGIILPDQFISLSEQGGLIKPLTLWVLNNALQQCRRWRQAGQRLSVAVNLSARSLQDPQLPEQVFKLLQFHDVEPSSLELEITESVLMTDPLRAMETLHHLSKMQVRLSIDDFGTGYSSLGYLRKLPVEEIKIDKSFVRDMADEEDDAMIVRSTIDLAHNLGLRVVAEGVESQGIWDRLVALGCDAAQGYLMSRPLSPSDLADWLNGSPWGLKELSAGNEQELPHS